In a single window of the Gossypium hirsutum isolate 1008001.06 chromosome D02, Gossypium_hirsutum_v2.1, whole genome shotgun sequence genome:
- the LOC107943965 gene encoding putative wall-associated receptor kinase-like 16, with protein sequence MGSIRSLVLMQLMILLNVILTVKASTPAVSKPGCRSRCGDVIIPYPFGTGGDCSITAGFFINCNTSFIPHKPFFGDLEVINISTDGQLRILSPTSYDCYDRPRNRLFYYFLLSEFSINNNKNKFTAIGCDTYAVVQDFYGQRYATGCLSLCNNITDVSNGSCSGIGCCQTSIPKDVRSYNISLDSYAEHANVLTENPCSYAFVAEVDSYNFSASDLGGVEFQSRQFPITLDWNIGNTSCNEANMDVNNFACKEYSKCVDSENNSGYLCKCLEGYMGNPYLPNGCQDINECESMSPCNGTAICTNLPGTYNCSCPMGYEGDGKKSGTGCSLPNKDQSKTSPLIVALGVAIGFLGLLLGIVLCCWMLRQRQISKLREANFQQNGGILLREQLSKRQGYREDVKVFTAEELEKATNNYNESRILGQGGQGTVYKGILADNQIVAIKKSIIGDPSQVEQFINEIMVLYKINHRNVVKLLGCCLETQVPLLVYEYITNRTLFHHLHNDDATSYLSWETRLRIATETAEALSYLHSAASIPIIHRDIKLANILLDDNYTPKVSDFGASRLIPSDEAQITTIVQGTFGYLDPEYMLSSLLTEKSDVYSYGVVLMELLTGQKVVCFKRPEENRVLPLYFSSLMKEDRLLDILDPRVLNDENVEQLLEVAILARRCVRVKGEERPTMKEVAHELAGLQAMAKHPWSKSNLVSEESEYLLGKFPSTYDDGVTSSSIGMGYDSINNKITFELEGAR encoded by the exons ATGGGTTCCATCAGATCACTAGTGCTTATGCAGCTGATGATCTTGCTTAATGTTATATTGACGGTAAAAGCTTCAACACCCGCGGTATCAAAACCTGGCTGCCGAAGCCGCTGCGGAGATGTTATCATCCCATACCCGTTCGGTACCGGCGGCGATTGCAGCATCACTGCAGGCTTTTTCATCAACTGTAACACCAGTTTCATACCCCACAAACCGTTCTTCGGTGACCTCGAAGTCATCAACATATCTACCGATGGTCAGTTGCGCATCCTTTCTCCTACAAGCTATGATTGTTACGACAGACCACGGAATCGGTTATTTTACTACTTCTTGCTTTCTGAATTTTCAATAAACAATAACAAGAACAAGTTTACTGCAATCGGGTGTGACACGTATGCTGTCGTGCAAGATTTCTACGGACAACGTTACGCAACTGGTTGTTTGTCGTTGTGTAACAACATCACTGATGTTTCAAACGGGTCTTGCTCTGGGATTGGCTGCTGTCAGACAAGTATCCCAAAGGATGTGAGGAGCTACAACATAAGTCTCGACAGCTACGCCGAGCATGCCAATGTGTTGACCGAAAACCCCTGCAGCTATGCATTTGTTGCAGAGGTCGATAGTTATAACTTCTCTGCTTCAGATCTTGGTGGTGTTGAGTTTCAAAGCAGGCAGTTTCCAATCACTCTTGATTGGAACATCGGGAATACGAGTTGCAACGAAGCGAATATGGATGTAAACAATTTCGCATGCAAAGAGTATAGTAAATGCGTTGATTCAGAAAATAACTCTGGATATTTGTGCAAGTGTCTTGAGGGTTACATGGGGAACCCTTACCTCCCTAATGGATGTCAAG ATATAAACGAGTGTGAAAGTATGAGCCCTTGCAATGGAACGGCAATATGTACCAACTTACCTGGGACGTACAATTGTTCATGTCCGATGGGTTATGAAGGCGATGGTAAGAAAAGTGGAACAGGTTGCAGTTTACCCAACAAGGATCAGTCCAAGACATCTCCTCTTATTGTTGCTCTAG GGGTTGCCATTGGGTTTCTTGGTCTTCTCTTGGGGATAGTATTGTGCTGTTGGATGCTGAGGCAAAGGCAAATTTCCAAATTAAGAGAAGCTAACTTTCAGCAAAATGGTGGCATTTTGTTACGGGAACAACTTTCAAAACGACAAGGGTACCGTGAAGATGTTAAAGTATTTACAGCTGAGGAACTCGAGAAGGCAACAAACAATTACAATGAAAGCAGAATTTTAGGACAGGGAGGGCAAGGGACAGTGTACAAGGGAATATTGGCTGATAATCAAATTGTTGCCATCAAAAAGTCAATAATTGGAGATCCTAGCCAAGTTGAACAATTCATTAATGAAATAATGGTGCTCTACAAAATCAACCATAGGAATGTTGTCAAACTCCTAGGATGTTGTTTGGAGACACAAGTTCCGCTGTTAGTTTATGAATATATCACCAACAgaaccctttttcaccatttgCATAATGATGATGCTACATCTTATCTTTCATGGGAGACCCGTTTGAGAATAGCCACTGAAACAGCAGAAGCCCTTTCTTATTTGCACTCTGCAGCTTCCATTCCAATCATTCACCGAGACATCAAGTTGGCAAACATACTGTTAGATGACAATTACACCCCAAAAGTTTCTGATTTTGGGGCTTCCAGATTGATCCCATCCGACGAAGCACAAATAACTACAATTGTGCAAGGAACTTTCGGTTACTTGGATCCTGAATACATGCTTTCAAGCCTTCTTACTGAAAAAAGTGATGTTTACAGCTACGGGGTTGTGCTTATGGAGTTGTTAACGGGACAAAAAGTGGTATGTTTCAAAAGACCGGAAGAAAATCGAGTTTTGCCATTGTACTTCAGTTCTTTGATGAAAGAAGACCGTTTGCTCGACATTCTCGATCCTCGAGTGCTTAATGATGAAAATGTTGAGCAGCTTCTggaagtagcaattttagctagGAGATGTGTGAGAGTGAAGGGAGAGGAAAGGCCAACAATGAAGGAAGTTGCCCATGAATTAGCAGGACTGCAAGCAATGGCTAAACATCCTTGGAGTAAAAGTAATT